A region of Rhodamnia argentea isolate NSW1041297 chromosome 9, ASM2092103v1, whole genome shotgun sequence DNA encodes the following proteins:
- the LOC115742885 gene encoding F-box protein At3g07870-like translates to MENSRCVAWLSRVWTQLTGPSPTRGDGGFESLPDEVVTDILSRLQADQVVKLRSVCRRWCALTAAPNFAQRHLEKAAPLIVFQAFYWTYHRRDGFHLFYVDTCSKRKKKLIGKISSTRILHMSSTTQRHLKLCGSCNGLLIFQRGTPDKYDFEKVAPFTYYICNPIIQELITVRAGGKVFGFFFHSLANEYQLLRFNQSSDDQFRFGIGSLGPMMWREVGPFPYRPRELNAPPVVNGCLHWMAIGPCSHSIMLFRIEDGEFRFMPHPGKLNQSCEGHENMHLLSSKGRLYAYRTYAKVLGIWVLEDAASWRWVKKFNVHLERDLKQFPRSYQGFFETKLWDVWNDQLLLMLPGKGLLRYQRQSKRIMKVQSGRLKKGFKMISAEYTGSLVSLSGYCER, encoded by the coding sequence ATGGAAAACTCGCGCTGCGTTGCATGGCTTTCACGAGTTTGGACTCAGTTGACTGGCCCGTCCCCTACTCGAGGGGACGGTGGTTTCGAAAGCCTACCTGATGAGGTCGTGACCGATATCCTCAGCCGCCTACAAGCCGATCAAGTGGTTAAATTGCGAAGCGTGTGTAGAAGATGGTGTGCCTTAACTGCTGCTCCTAATTTTGCCCAACGCCATCTCGAGAAAGCCGCTCCATTGATTGTCTTCCAAGCATTTTATTGGACGTATCATCGGCGTGACGGGTTCCATTTGTTCTATGTCGACACCTGCtccaagagaaagaagaagctaaTTGGCAAGATAAGCTCCACGAGAATTCTACACATGTCATCGACGACCCAGAGACATCTTAAACTTTGTGGTTCCTGCAACGGTTTGCTTATATTCCAGCGTGGTACTCCTGATAAATACGATTTCGAGAAGGTGGCTCCCTTTACTTATTACATCTGCAACCCTATCATACAAGAGCTAATCACCGTGAGAGCAGGAGGCAAGGTCTTTGGCTTCTTTTTCCACTCTCTTGCAAATGAGTATCAACTGCTTAGATTCAATCAATCTAGCGATGATCAGTTTCGATTTGGTATAGGCAGCTTAGGGCCAATGATGTGGAGGGAAGTAGGGCCGTTTCCGTATCGCCCTCGTGAACTAAACGCTCCTCCGGTCGTTAATGGATGTCTCCACTGGATGGCGATCGGACCGTGCTCACATTCCATCATGCTTTTCAGAATAGAGGATGGCGAGTTTCGTTTCATGCCTCATCCGGGCAAATTGAATCAATCATGTGAGGGACATGAAAACATGCACTTGTTGTCGTCGAAGGGTCGGTTATACGCCTACCGGACGTACGCCAAAGTCTTGGGCATATGGGTTTTGGAGGATGCTGCGAGCTGGCGCTGGGTTAAAAAGTTCAACGTCCATCTTGAACGGGATCTCAAGCAGTTTCCTAGGAGCTATCAGGGATTTTTCGAAACGAAGCTTTGGGATGTATGGAATGATCAATTGTTGTTGATGTTGCCTGGAAAGGGTTTGTTGAGGTATCAACGGCAATCGAAACGAATCATGAAAGTTCAATCTGGACGTCTGAAGAAGGGTTTTAAAATGATCAGTGCCGAGTATACGGGGAGCCTCGTGTCATTGAGCGGCTACTGTGAAAGGTAA
- the LOC115742884 gene encoding uncharacterized protein LOC115742884 translates to MGNCCVHESTSSPTMWAGDDWESLLATGTEEEEREALLRGDTATLCGSASSHGRRERVKIKITKKELQELVKKVDMRKLSPQDVVESLLIDASAGGSSHRCSAEKHHQPWRPALKSIPEVN, encoded by the coding sequence ATGGGAAACTGCTGCGTGCACGAATCGACGTCGTCACCGACAATGTGGGCTGGCGACGATTGGGAGTCGTTATTGGCGACGGGCACGGAGGAGGAAGAGCGAGAAGCTTTATTGCGAGGAGACACGGCGACGCTGTGCGGTTCGGCTTCTTCGCATGGCAGGAGAGAGCGGGTGAAGATAAAGATCACGAAGAAGGAGCTCCAGGAGTTGGTGAAGAAGGTGGACATGCGGAAGCTTTCTCCTCAGGACGTGGTGGAGAGTCTGTTAATCGATGCGAGCGCCGGCGGCAGCAGCCACCGCTGCTCCGCCGAGAAGCACCACCAGCCGTGGAGGCCGGCATTGAAGAGCATTCCAGAGGTCAACTAA